One Fusarium poae strain DAOMC 252244 chromosome 4, whole genome shotgun sequence DNA window includes the following coding sequences:
- the CAT1 gene encoding catalase A — translation MTEQVTGAIKHAVMGHKNDKIDQLKANMVEPSENTRITSDYGVKQNNTDNWLRVASEDQTGPSLLEDAFGREKIHRFDHERIPERVVHARGAGAHGTFRLFESAADVTKAGLFTDTSRETPVFVRFSTVLGSRGSADTVRDVRGFAIKFYTQEDAMKFPDVIHAGKPEPHNEVPQAQSAHNNFWDFMFEHSEATHMHTWAMSDRTIPRSYRMMQGFGVNTYTLINEKGERRFVKFHWTPELGVHSLVWDEALKLAGQDPDFHRKDLQEAIENGAYPKWKFGIQVLEESQEHDFDFDILDATKVWPEDLIPVRYIGELELNQTVDEYFTQVEQVAFCTSHLVPGIGHSDDPLLQGRNFSYQDTQLSRLGTNWEELPINKPVCPVMNFNRDGAMRHTISKGKVNYWPNRFSHQPPATAGEGAYVDYAAKIAGMKQRTVSKKFKDHFSQAQLFYNSLSEIEKSHMQAAYSFELDHCDEAIVYERLTERLGEIDGDLANTIAEMVGGKKPSNPKPNPGKKAKNLSQLDFVPETPTIKSRRIAILIADGYDPVAFNAMYAAIKAQSALPFVIAPRRSAIYSADEDSSSSKGFVPSHHFEGQRSTMFDAIFVPGGAKSIETLSKNGRALHYVREAFGHLKTIGGTGEAVDFINKAIQLSEVALSSTDGSGVVDSYGVVTLKNASPDSLKEIVTVASDAKGFLEKFVYNVSCHRNWQRELDGLSTMVAY, via the exons ATGACCGAGCAAGTTACAGGAGCTATCAAGCACGCAGTCATGGGTCACAAGAACGATAAGATCGACCAGCTCAAGGCCAACATGGTCGAGCCTAGCGAAAACACCCGAATCACCTCCGATTATGGTGTCAAGCAAAACAACACCGACAACTGGCTGCGCGTTGCAAGCGAAGACCAGACTGGCCCTTCACTTTTGGAGGACGCCTTCGGTCGCGAGAAG ATCCACCGATTCGACCATGAGCGTATCCCCGAGCGTGTTGTCCATGCCCGAGGTGCTGGCGCCCACGGTACCTTCAGACTTTTCGAGTCGGCCGCCGACGTGACCAAGGCCGGTCTCTTCACCGACACCTCGCGAGAGACACCCGTTTTTGTTCGCTTCTCGACTGTCCTCGGAAGCCGCGGCTCTGCCGACACTGTCCGTGATGTTCGTGGTTTCGCGATCAAGTTCTACACTCAAGAAG ATGCAATGAAATTCCCTGATGTTATTCACGCCGGAAAACCCGAACCACACAACGAGGTTCCTCAAGCGCAGTCTGCACACAACAACTTCTGGGATTTCATGTTTGAGCATTCGGAGGCGACCCATATGCACACATGGGCCATGTCCGATCGAACAATTCCCCGCTCCTACCGCATGATGCAAGGCTTCGGCGTCAATACCTACACTCTCATCAACGAGAAGGGCGAGCGACGATTCGTCAAGTTCCACTGGACTCCCGAACTTGGAGTCCATTCACTCGTTTGGGACGAGGCTCTTAAGCTTGCTGGACAAGACCCCGACTTCCACCGCAAGGATCTTCAAGAGGCTATTGAGAACGGCGCTTACCCCAAGTGGAAGTTTGGTATCCAGGTCCTGGAGGAGTCTCAAGAACACGACTTTGACTTTGATATCCTTGACGCTACCAAGGTTTGGCCTGAGGACCTGATCCCTGTCCGATACATTGGCGAGCTTGAGCTGAACCAAACTGTCGATGAGTACTTCACCCAGGTGGAGCAAGTTGCTTTCTGCACTAGCCACCTTGTTCCTGGCATCGGACACTCAGACGACCCTCTTCTCCAGGGCCGAAACTTCTCATACCAGGATACTCAGCTCAGTCGACTGGGAACCAACTGGGAAGAGCTTCCCATCAACAAGCCAGTGTGCCCTGTGATGAACTTCAACCGCGATGGTGCCATGCGACACACCATCTCCAAGGGCAAGGTCAACTACTGGCCCAACCGTTTCAGCCACCAGCCTCCTGCCACTGCTGGCGAGGGTGCTTATGTCGATTACGCGGCAAAGATCGCTGGCATGAAGCAGCGAACAGTGAGCAAGAAGTTCAAGGACCACTTCTCCCAAGCCCAACTTTTCTACAACTCTCTTTCCGAGATTGAGAAGTCTCACATGCAGGCCGCTTACTCCTTTGAGCTGGACCACTGTGACGAAGCTATCGTCTACGAGCGTCTGACTGAACGCCTCGGCGAAATCGATGGCGACCTTGCCAACACTATTGCCGAGATGGTTGGTGGTAAGAAGCCTTCAAACCCCAAGCCCAACCCCggaaagaaggccaagaaccTGAGTCAACTTGACTTCGTGCCCGAGACCCCTACCATCAAGTCTCGACGAATTGCCATCCTCATCGCTGATGGCTACGATCCTGTCGCCTTCAACGCGATGTACGCTGCGATTAAGGCCCAGAGCGCTCTCCCCTTCGTCATCGCTCCCCGCCGATCAGCCATCTACTCTGCCGATGAGGATTCATCCTCTTCAAAGGGCTTCGTTCCTTCTCACCACTTTGAAGGTCAACGTTCCACAATGTTCGACGCCATCTTTGTTCCCGGTGGTGCAAAGTCCATCGAGACTCTTTCCAAGAATGGCCGCGCTCTGCACTACGTCCGCGAGGCCTTTGGTCATCTCAAGACCATTGGTGGTACCGGAGAGGCTGTTGACTTTATCAACAAGGCGATCCAGCTCTCCGAAGTCGCTTTGTCCTCCACTGACGGCAgtggtgttgttgacagCTACGGTGTCGTTACTCTTAAGAATGCTTCACCCGACAGCCTCAAGGAGATTGTCACTGTTGCTTCCGACGCCAAGGGATTCTTGGAGAAGTTTGTTTACAACGTCAGCTGCCATCGCAACTGGCAGCGAGAGTTGGATGGTCTCAGCACCATGGTTGCATACTAA
- a CDS encoding hypothetical protein (CAZy:AA7), which produces MGNGNSTPFHDCLNSICTNGSACVRYPSDPLFVWWSKPFNVEFPVVPAAIIRPDTTIQVAETVKCAKKYGYKVQAKSGGHSYGNYGLGGKDGAVSIDMANFKDFSMDNKTWYATFGSGLTLGELDEHLHANGRRAIAHGTCPGVGTGGHLTVGGLGPISRQWGSALDHLLEIEVVTADGSIQRASYTKNSGLFWALRGAGASFGVVTKFMVRTHPEPGRVVQYSYNIALTSHAETAKLYREWQALVGDPNMDRRFASLFVVQPLGALITGTFFGTKTQYLATGIPARLPGAGKGAVWITDWAGLLLHDAEATGCALASIPTAFYSKSLSLSEQDLLNDTAITDLFKYLEENRSGLSPVTIIFNTEGGAMMETPANATAYPHRNSIIMYQSYGIGVGKVSASTRNLLDGVHERIQRSAPGALSTYAGSSIYTPSVNILRVDWLGIYTFVKDIS; this is translated from the exons ATGGGTAACGGAAACAGCACCCCCTTCCATGACTGTCTGAACAGCATCTGCACCAACGGTAGCGCTTGTGTCAGGTACCCAAGCGATCCACTCTTTGTCTGGTGGTCGAAGCCGTTCAATGTCGAATTTCCAGTCGTCCCAGCTGCTATCATACGACCTGACACTACGATCCAAGTTGCAGAAACTGTCAAGTGCGCCAAGAAGTATGGCTACAAAGTACAGGCAAAATCTGGAGGTCACTCCTATGG AAATTACGGCTTGGGTGGTAAGGACGGAGCTGTTTCTATCGACATGGCCAACTTTAAAGATTTCAGCATGGATAACAAGACGTGGTATGCTACGTTCGGCTCGGGCTTGACTCTAGGCGAGTTGGATGAGCATCTGCATGCAAACGGGAGACGAGCCATCGCACATGGAACGTGCCCGGGAGTAGGCACTGGAGGACATTTGACAGTG GGCGGTCTTGGGCCAATATCTCGCCAGTGGGGAAGCGCGCTCGACCATCTCCTCGAAATCGAAGTGGTAACCGCCGACGGTTCTATCCAGAGAGCCAGCTACACCAAGAACTCGGGTCTGTTTTGGGCTTTGCGCGGCGCCGGCGCAAGCTTTGGTGTTGTAACCAAATTCATGGTCAGAACTCACCCAGAACCTGGCAGAGTCGTCCAATACAGCTACAACATTGCACTTACCTCGCATGCTGAGACGGCCAAATTATACAGAGAGTGGCAGGCCTTGGTGGGAGATCCAAACATGGACCGTCGATTTGCGAGCCTCTTTGTTGTTCAACCTCTAGGAGCGCTCATTACCGGGACATTCTTTGGCACAAAGACTCAATACCTGGCCACTGGCATCCCTGCTCGACTTCCTGGAGCCGGTAAAGGTGCTGTATGGATTACGGACTGGGCGGGTCTTTTACTTCACGATGCAGAGGCAACTGGATGTGCTTTGGCCAGTATACCGACagctttttatagtaaatcgCTATCCCTCAGCGAACAGGATTTGCTCAATGACACGGCAATCACTGACCTCTTCAAATACTTGGAAGAAAATCGCAGCGGATTGTCACCTGTTACAATCATCTTCAACACTGAAGGCGGCGCAATGATGGAAACACCTGCCAATGCGACGGCATACCCACACCGAAACAGTATCATCATGTATCAATCCTACGGTATCGGAGTGGGGAAAGTGTCGGCATCGACACGGAATCTCTTGGACGGAGTTCATGAGCGGATCCAGCGGTCGGCTCCGGGCGCCCTCTCCACTTACGCCGG ATCTTCAATCTATACACCATCTGTGAACATATTGAGAGTTGATTGGCTTGGGATTTATACGTTTGTGAAAG ACATCTCATAA
- a CDS encoding hypothetical protein (BUSCO:48984at5125), giving the protein MSYQTLTTEAQAGTIPLRHPDSIIDRPPPPPVPSTDPQLIADDSPSAPKAADHDLFKMAPSEALALLIAGVELLVRITGDVPPTPPPKSPTVPHMSGMQAEKENIVRSYSDRSLTRLRKQAELEAKRLAAKESKPEFKEPEDIDGVQLKPHPGLMSPPPQSEPYVVVGADSQPVNLQHSAITRKFYSKNEPPITINQYLQRLHQFCPMSTAVYLATSLYIQRLAVEERAIPVTRRNAHRLVLAGLRVAMKALEDLSYPHAKMAKVGGVSEAELARLEISFCFLVGFELVVGESRLQKHYELLKDKTSRYHCDNMDVPILTLKPRPRGAVQPAA; this is encoded by the coding sequence ATGTCTTATCAGACTTTAACAACCGAGGCGCAAGCCGGTACGATTCCTCTGCGACATCCTGATTCTATCATCGACcgacctcctcctcctccggtGCCCTCAACAGATCCCCAATTGATCGCCGACGATAGCCCCTCCGCGCCGAAAGCTGCCGATCATGACCTTTTCAAGATGGCGCCATCAGAAGCACTCGCTTTGTTGATTGCGGGTGTTGAGCTTCTTGTTAGAATAACCGGCGATGTTCCTCCGACACCACCTCCAAAGTCTCCTACCGTACCGCACATGAGTGGTATGCAAGccgaaaaagaaaatatcgTGCGATCATACTCGGACAGAAGTTTGACAAGATTAAGGAAACAGGCTGAACTTGAAGCCAAGAGATTGGCTGCGAAAGAGTCCAAGCCTGAATTCAAAGAGCCTGAAGATATTGATGGTGTACAATTGAAGCCTCATCCAGGTCTGATgtcgcctcctcctcaatcAGAGCCATACGTTGTTGTTGGAGCCGATTCCCAACCGGTAAACCTACAGCACAGCGCCATCACGCGCAAATTCTACAGCAAAAACGAACCTCCTATCACTATCAACCAATACCTTCAACGCCTACACCAATTCTGCCCAATGAGCACAGCGGTATACCTCGCGACATCTCTGTACATACAACGGTTAGCCGTTGAGGAGCGAGCCATTCCCGTTACCCGACGCAACGCCCATCGCTTGGTTCTGGCTGGTCTCCGAGTCGCAATGAAGGCTCTCGAAGATTTGTCTTATCCTCATGCCAAGATGGCAAAGGTTGGTGGCGTCAGTGAAGCCGAATTGGCTAGACTCGAGATAAGCTTCTGTTTCCTCGTTGGTTTCGAGCTAGTTGTTGGTGAAAGCCGATTACAGAAACATTACGAGCTACTCAAAGACAAAACATCCCGTTATCATTGCGATAACATGGATGTTCCCATATTAACTCTCAAACCACGACCACGCGGTGCAGTTCAACCAGCAGCATAA
- a CDS encoding hypothetical protein (MEROPS:MER0001728) gives MGAKTSEDDYNGGNGHGPLSSKPSSAGGEPRGAHFARDGDGTLGGEGGDDDDDDDDFNATPGSIISEGAAKKKKKRKPKKKKKAATQQSSPPRVPLSELFANKDYPVGELQNYSDDFNTARTTAEEVRYKGRRQLEDPAFLNDYRKAAEIHRQVRQWTQENVKPGHTLNEIANGIEDGVRALLGNQGIEPGDNIKSGMGFPTGLCLNHETAHYTPNPGQKDVVLKYEDVMKVDYGVQINGWIVDSAFTMSFDPTYDNLLAAVKDATNSGIKASGIDVRICDVSAEIQEAMESYEVEINGKTYPVKPVRNISAHNIKHYQIHGGKSIPFIKNRDETKMEEGEVFAIETFGTTGTGKLYDDVGIYGYGLQHNAPKNVKLPFATATKLHKVIREQFGTIVFCRRYLDRLGLDRYLAGLNSLVSHGILEAYEPLADIKGSYSAQFEHTILLRESNKEIISRGSDY, from the exons ATGGGCGCCAAGACATCTGAAGACGATTACAATGGAGGAAATG GCCATGGACCCCTCTCATCCAAGCCATCCTCCGCAGGCGGAGAACCACGAGGTGCTCATTTCGCCCGTGACGGAGACGGTACTCTCGGAGGCGAAGGGggtgatgacgacgacgacgatgatgatttCAATGCCACTCCCGGATCGATAATTTCCGAAGGAGCTgctaagaagaagaaaaagagaaagccaaagaagaagaagaaggctgctACCCAGCAATCTTCACCTCCCAGGGTTCCCCTGAGCGAGCTCTTTGCAAACAAGGATTATCCCGTTGGTGAACTTCAGAATTATTCTGATGACTTTAACACGGCTCGTACTACAGCTGAGGAAGTTCGCTACAAGGGACGTCGACAGCTTGAAGACCCTGCGTTTCTCAACGATTATCGCAAAGCGGCTGAGATACATCGTCAGGTTCGACAGTGGACTCAGGAGAATGTCAAACCTGGACACACACTCAATGAGATCGCCAATGGTATTGAGGACGGTGTACGTGCGCTTCTGGGAAACCAGGGAATTGAACCTGGCGATAACATCAAGTCTGGAATGGGCTTTCCGACGGGTCTTTGTCTGAACCATGAAACTGCGCACTACACGCCTAATCCCGGACAAAAGGACGTTGTTCTCAAGTATGAGGATGTCATGAAGGTTGATTACGGCGTGCAGATCAATGGATGGATTGTAGACAGTGCGTTTACCATGTCTTTTGATCCGACGTATGATAATCTCCTAGCTGCCGTCAAGGATGCTACAAACAGTGGCATCAAG GCTTCTGGAATTGACGTACGTATCTGCGACGTCAGTGCCGAAATCCAAGAAGCGATGGAAAGCTACGAAGTCGAAATCAACGGGAAAACATACCCGGTTAAACCAGTTCGTAACATCTCAGCGCACAACATTAAACACTACCAAATCCACGGCGGAAAGTCGATCCCGTTTATCAAGAATCGGGATGAGACTAAGATGGAGGAGGGTGAGGTGTTTGCGATTGAGACGTTTGGGACGACTGGTACTGGAAAGTTGTACGACGAT GTTGGTATTTATGGATATGGTCTGCAGCATAATGCGCCTAAGAATGTCAAGTTGCCTTTTGCGACTGCGACGAAGCTCCACAAGGTTATCCGAGAGCAATTTGGGACTATTGTCTTTTGTCGTCGTTACCTTGATCGTCTTGGTCTGGATCGATATCTTGCTGGT TTGAACTCGTTGGTTTCGCATGGAATCCTCGAAGCGTATGAACCGCTTGCGGATATAAAGGGTTCTTACTCTGCGCAGTTTGAGCAC ACAATTCTGCTTCGGGAGTCAAACAAGGAGATTATTAGTCGTGGAAGTGACTACTAA